The DNA sequence ATCATCGTTTGCACCGCACGTTGCATATTTGATTGCAGTTGATCAATCATCGATTGAATTTCTTTGGTCGAAGTCTGGGTACGATTGGCAAGTGAACGGACTTCAGATGCCACTACTGCAAATCCACGTCCCTGCTCGCCAGCTCTCGCAGCTTCAATAGCGGCGTTTAACGCTAACAGATTTGTTTGATTGGCAATATCATTGATAACGTCTACGACTTTTCCAATCGATTGACTATTTTCATTGAGCTTTCCAATTAATTTGGCTGCGCCGTTTAGTTCCGTCGCCAGTTCAGTAATTGTATTCTGTGTGTAATTAATGATTTGCAATCCGTGGTAGGCTTCCTTGCTAGAAGTTTGCGCAGCTTCTGCGGCTTGAGAGGCGTTGTCCGCGACTGTCAAGACAACATCAGCGATACGTTTCATTGTATCGTTGATTTTTGCAATTTCTGCCTGTTGAACTTGCGCGCGATCGGCACTATGAATCGTAGTTGCGGACATTTCTTCTGAGGTAGATGCTAATTGATTGGTCGCAGTATCAATTTCTGAAATGATATTGGAAAGTGCGGAAAGTAAATTGTTGAAACTATAAGCAACCTGCCCCACTTCATCATGATTCTTCACAACAATTCGACGAGTTAAATCAGCGATTTCTCCCTTGCGTAGTTCCTGCTCCAATTTATGCGTAACCGTCTTTACCTTATCGAGGGGCTTGATGACAATATTGAAAATAATAAAATAAATCACACTAATGGAAAGCGTGAAAATTCCTATGAGAATCAATGCGGTACTAGCGGCATCCATTCGCGCCTCGTCAATAAAACGTGAAAGAGGAGAGTACGCATTCAGGGTTCCTAAAAGAACACGCTCTTCTGATGCAGAAATCTGGTGACATTCCGCGCACCCAGGATGAATATTACTTGGTAGCGGAATGCTGAGGCGTAAAATGCCATCTTCGATGCGATCAAACATTTGCAAGGACGCATCCTGCATAAACATTTCGGCAGCTTCCCGTTCAAAGGGAATTTCAATTCTGGTTTTTTCTCCCCCTTGTTGTGGTTGATGAAAAATTCCTGTGTCACCGATCAGTCGGACACGGACCTTGTCGGGA is a window from the Gammaproteobacteria bacterium genome containing:
- a CDS encoding methyl-accepting chemotaxis protein gives rise to the protein MNNSIKAKLLLGFGIVGVVFSIAFSGYIYITDMNSSRAEAKLDAIDSVTRTAQIFMISTQRFHDQFIAAKTPEEKETIRKDWIRTVTSIDDAIIHDFGPDKVRVRLIGDTGIFHQPQQGGEKTRIEIPFEREAAEMFMQDASLQMFDRIEDGILRLSIPLPSNIHPGCAECHQISASEERVLLGTLNAYSPLSRFIDEARMDAASTALILIGIFTLSISVIYFIIFNIVIKPLDKVKTVTHKLEQELRKGEIADLTRRIVVKNHDEVGQVAYSFNNLLSALSNIISEIDTATNQLASTSEEMSATTIHSADRAQVQQAEIAKINDTMKRIADVVLTVADNASQAAEAAQTSSKEAYHGLQIINYTQNTITELATELNGAAKLIGKLNENSQSIGKVVDVINDIANQTNLLALNAAIEAARAGEQGRGFAVVASEVRSLANRTQTSTKEIQSMIDQLQSNMQRAVQTMIDSQHKVENNVTHAAEAEDALKRIHESISRISSMNQNIASATVEQKSAIEHIRDGVGNIHAISSEITDSSREIASASEALAKLALQLSSVVERFNTVA